Part of the Rhizoctonia solani chromosome 2, complete sequence genome is shown below.
TTAGTGATGAGGTAAAAGTCGGTCTTGGCAGCAGACAAGCCAGCAATGGCCACAGTATCCCGGACCGCAGACAAAGTCAAGCTTTCGTAATCCTTTTATTGTTATCAGGTTATGTTTAAAACTCTAAACTTGGATGCGGCAATGAGTCTCTCACGCTTGGATCAACTCCGACTCCTGTTCCAAAATTCTCGGTGCTTGACCTATGGTAATCATAGAACGTCGAAGAAGCCGCTGAATTGAACTTTTTTTGATTGACACAGCTCGAACAGGATGTGCCTAGACGAGTTTGAatattgttgttgttttaATACAGTGTGTGTATCAGGTGGGTCTTACTTGGAATTTCTCCCGAGAAGCTCCCAGTGTCGAATACAACTGTAAAGTTCTGAGGCGGTGTTCCTGCCTGAATCGCACCATACCATCTACAAATATGGTATTCGATCAAATGTAATACAATTGATGTAGATTAAACATACTGCAGATCGGTCCCTTTGTAGTAATCCTGTAAGGGCTCGCTGGACGGGGCAAGCGCCAATCGCGCAACATTCCGTGGTGGGGTTCCATTTGCTAAGACATGCCTTGACAAATTGATCTTGATGGAGCCAGTCGAGGGAGACGGGGCCGCGCTGGCGTAGAATGCAGCAAAGAGGACTAATAGCAAAGCGGAAGGGGACATGGTTTCAGGATTGAGGGACGCACATTTTGTTTTCAAGCTCGAGGCGAGCTTTTTAATCGACTACAACTCCAAGTGAGAGACTTTCGCAGGATACTACTCTCCATGCTGGTCTGGGAACCGAAGCAAACCCATACGTCTACAAGGCTAAAAATACCATTTGGGGCCATAAATAGCATATATCAATGTGCGGGTTGGCTTCGCGAAGCATACTGACTGACTGCATAGATGATCGATGAACGATGGGTAGACGGGCACACCTATTGACTATGGGGACACTCGTGGTAGTGGCCCGACCTGGATATATTTACACATTTGATCACGTTGCAAAGTTGAAGAAAGTGTGTCAACTCGGAACACGTACATGCGCGTGTATGATGACCTTCCTCGTTACAGCGTGGCATTAATACTGTAATAGCTTGATGCACATGCAAGAATTTCATATCGCTCGGGCAGATCTGCATATCACTAATCTTGTTCATGATGACTACCTGGGCAAGTTCTCGATTACTTGTGCGGATGCACACGTCATGTAAATAAGGATCGGAGGTCATCGCAGGGGTTGCACACTCATCAAGTTGAGCTCGGGCACATCGATGGCCGCTCACCGAGAGTTGCCAGGGGCCAACATGGAGGCGCACGGTCGACACAGCTAGGCCGGCGGGGTTTTTGGTGAAAGGTAGAGGAACTATAGAGGCCACTGCTGCGGAATGTTCTATTGTGCCTTGCATACGCGGCCTTTGTTTGTCCTGAGCATATCGCCAGTGGAGGTCATGGCTTCTGAGGGAACAGCCATGACCCTGACTAAGCAACCTCCGAAAGCACCGCGTCACTCCACAGGCCGAAGCCGATTGATATATAATCGCCGGTTTTGATCTTGCATGCCGCCACGCCTCTATCCTTTCTGCGCATTATCTTCTTGCTCTCTATTCGGCCGTGAATAAGTCTCCTGGGAGCTACTACTAGAAGATTCGATAATTCAACATAGACGATAAGCATCTGGCATACGATCGTCGGACAACAATAATGTCATCGTCGTCATCAACTATCATTCCTAGAAATGTTCATTTTCTGGCCCTTGTCCACGGCATGTGGGGGACTCCCGAGCACCTGGCCCGAGTCGAAGAGACTATAAAGGAAAAGTACGCCGACGTAGAGGGAGATACCGAATTTGTCAGCCTGCGAATCCGCACGAACGCTGAATCACATACTTATGATGGGTTGGATTGGGGTGCTGAGAGGGCGGTCAAAGAGGTAAGCTATAGGATACTAACTATGGAAATGAATCGTGCTAATCTTGTCGCAGATATACCAAACGGTAGAAGAAATAGAGTCAGATGGTCACAAAAAGGTTGCAAAGTTCTCGATCTTTGGATACAGCTTGGGAGGCTTGATATCTCGCTATACCATAGGGTAAGTTCAATACCTCCAACGCTCTAGCCCATGACTTAACAGTTCGACAGTATTCTCTATCAACGGGGTTTCTTCCGCAATATCAAACCCGTCAATTTTACCACCTTTGCCACGCCGCATCTGGGCCTACCGCGGATACGAGGTCTTGTCGGTACAATGATGCACAAGTTGGGCCCAAAGATGCTTTCCCGAACTGGAAAGCAATTTTACGGTGTTGACAAGGATATCTGGTCGCCGGATGATAAGGAGGGGAGACCGTTATTGGAAGTCATGGCTGATAAAGGTACGTAGCGAGATGCCTTACTATTAGCAGTACTCTGACTAGGCTGTAGATTCCGTCTTTTTCAAGGCGCTAAAATCATTCCCTCGCGTCACATTCTACGGGAACGCAGTTGTAAGTCCCAAGGTCATCCATCTTTCTGCTGGGTGTTGATCTCACATCCATATAGAACGATCTCACGGTCGTCTATGTGACCTCGATGGTAGAAGCTCATGATCCATTCGTCGCCCTCAAGACCAAGTCTCATCGGTTGGGAATGTGAGTACCCACGGCGACCGAGCTGCCTTGTCTTCTCACGCCTTATTCCAAATCTAGTAAAATGGATCCCAAGTACAAGCACGTTATCGAATCTTTTGGCGAAGTCCCCGCCGGTGAAGAAGTTCCGCTGTCCGAAATCGAGCTGGAGGATAGGGCCCGCAAAGCCGCTCTGCACTGGTACTCTCCAAGTCGCTATCGCACTAGTCGGCCCTTCCTTCCTCCATTCCTACAATTCCCTTTCCCTCTCAATCTCGTGAGTATGGTTCTTTTCGGACAGTCCGTCTCCGTTTCTAACACCTGTCACCGATAGGTCTTTTACCTTCTTTTACCCTTCTTAATACCCGCAGGACTTACATATGCAACCATTCGATTTAATCGCGAGTCACGCTCCTCCCGGCGCCGACTTGAAGCTCTCGCGGACTCACCCGACGCCGAATCCAGCCTAGCTGCAATACTACAAAAGATGGAAATGGCAGTTGCAGACATGGTCGACCCGGCTGATCCGGGCGTAGCAGACGAAGGGTGGGACAGCGGGGTAGAAACAGACACAGTCGTTGTTGCGGACCCCTCGGAAGAAACACGAAAGCGCAAGGCGACTAGGCCAGACACCCCAGAGGCTGCCGCTGCCCAATCTCTCCCCACACCACCGGCCGAAGAGGACCGCAAACTTGAGTCGAAATCGACGTTTTCTCCACCCAAGCCTAAACCCAACGACCCGCTACAACCGATCTTGTCCCCTGCGCAGCTCGCTATGATCGAGTCGCTCAACTCGATTCCGCAGCTTCGTAAAGTACGAGCATATTTCCCGTATGTTCGGAATGCACATAGTATGATTATCGTGCGTGATCCAAAGGTGTTCCCGATGCATGAAGATGGGATGGGTGTGGTCAAGCACTGGGCGGATCGGTTTGTTCTTTGATTATACGTTTATGCCTTGATTTAGATATACCTTTCGCTTTTATTATTTCGCTTTCGTTTctattttgttttgttttttggTCTATTTGCATATGTTGCTTTGGGACATCACTTGGCACTTTTGTTGATATGCATGCATGGTCGTCGTTGTTAGTCTATATGTAGAAACACTAAATAATAGTTCTTGAAATTACTTCAAGTCATTCGTGTGAGGGATTCTCACAAGTTGGGTCGGTTGGGCTATTGTGAGTCTCAAAGCTCGTTTGCGGACTTTTTAACGTTGAATCACTCGAATAGTACAAATGCCACTATCATAGTCAGTGTGGTCTGGAGACCTGACGGCATTGAACAACTCCGGCGGCTCTATACGATGATCTCATTTCATCCAGCCAGTTCGAATGGTGTGGTTTCCGGACAACCTTTTCCGATTTGGTAACCCTTGTACTATCACTCACTCTATAGTAGCCACTGCACAGACATAAACCTCCGAGATACTGCCGTACGCTACTTGCACCCCAAACTCTTGTCGTTGTTTAATGCCCGGTATGACACTTGGAGCAGCCTGGCAGTGTACCTGGTAAATTTTTGAGCGAATGATTGACAACATAAGGTCATGGAAGTACATGTCCCACCCGCACACAAATCAATAATAGGTCACCAATAGTATACATACTCTATTTCACCTTCAGTCGGGAACAACAAACTCGGAGTAGAATTAAAAATGCATATTTTATTGCAAGACGCCCAACTACCGGTAACTACAGGTTTGTACGACATTTTTAACCAGACTACACCATAGCCAAGACAGACGATCGTCCGCTAGACACGATGCAGTTGATTCTCTATGCCTTGAAATAAACGATTGATATGGGCCCTTCACCAGAACTACGCCAGCGTCGAGAATTCTGGCTGCGTAGGCAGAAAGAGGCCAAGGTGAGAAGATATTTAGTCAGAGTTTTGTTCAAGTTGAGTTCATTCAAGTATTTCGGTTGGATAATTTATTCGAGGTTGAACGCCGTTGGGAAGAGGAAATTGAGCAGAAATTTGCTTTAAAAGGGTTCATTCCAAAGCATGTGCAAATACTGCCACTCGACTCCCTCGGACCGAAGAGCCAGCCGAAGATTCGCCACTTCCTATCAATACACGCTACAGTACAGTTGCAGAGGTATATGTATGGCCATCATCAATTCGCCTTCTATCCCATGTTCAGGTCGACACAATGGGTACAACGACGAGCATTTCTATCAATCTTCACCCCATTCCTATCAAGCGTCAGTATTAGCACACTACTAGGTAAGCGCCCTCAATGCGTAGCTCACATTCTCTTTTTTATTTGTGCCTGTTACATGCAAGAAACACGTCACTCTTCGTTTAGCACCACATTTATTGATTTTTTGACCAATACTCACCTCCTCCTCTGGTGTGAAATCGCTAACAATATTGAAGTGTTTCCGTACCTCTTCAGGAGTCTTGCCTTTGATTTGGTTGGCTACAGTTTTACACCCGACATCACTAATGTCTCGTTATCACCTAAACGGTATGAATAGAAAGCTAAATACGAACAGAAGTGAAGGAATATCAAGATAGTTTGCAGCCAAAACTAGCTCGAAAAGCATTTCCTGATCGACTTGAATAAATTGTTGATCCCACTCTCCAATTTCAGAGACTTGTCGCTTTCTGGGATCATCAGCATCTTGGCTTTTTTCGATAGGCCGTAATTTATCATATCCGTGATGAGCACAGTATTCGATCACCTATATATATAATTATCCCGCGCAACACGTTTAGGTTGAGGTTCGGTCGATCCGGGTTCGGCATCACGTACTTTTGTGAGAACGGATGAGCTCACTTGTGGTAATGGGATAGGTTCCAAGCTATTCGGAGGGTCTGTGTTGAATCAATAGATTAACTCCTATCTATTTCTCGAGATCTATCCCATAGACTTACTGTCTGGTGGCGAAAATATGCCAAAACAACGATATACATCCCAGTCGGTGATCAGTTGCTCGTTGTCACTTGTTATAAACGTGACAGTGCCTTCAGACATGTTAGGCGGTGGAGATGGACACGCTCAGTCTCTCCTGGGTGGCTGCATTTTATGCATGCCGGGCTCGGAGCGCTCCGATCAGTTCAATTACACAGCATACTGTATATAGGTGATTGACGAGCACTGGGCTGTGATACTTTGATATTTGAATTCAAGACATCTTTTGAACAGAACTCATTTTGGATGGAGCGCAATTACGTTTGAAGATTCAGTGGAACTTAACTCGTAATCACGCGCATGACTTCCTGTTTGTTGAGGAATGAGGTGAAGTGAATTAGGGTGCGGAAATTCAACTATTAGTGGGATGAAACGTCTCGCTAGCTTACAATATTCACATTTATCAAAAGTTCGTATAGCAAAATGAGGTGTTTCTGTGTGCTTTAAATGTGTTATCAATCCAATCAACCGTTACTTTGTCTTCTAAAGGTGCCCTGCCTCAATGACCCCGTAGCATCGTACTTATTAGAATTCCAATATTTCGCATATATTTACATTCTAATTACCTGTTACGCACCTGGCATGCCATATATGTACGAATGCGTGTGTTTTCTCTCCTTGGTTCCCTACGCGGACGTAGTACCAGTTAAGATACATTTATATGGCTCCCGAACTATCCGTTTTAAAAGCAATGTTCTAAGCTAAATTAACTTACCGAACGACTATTGATCAttcttatgtttttcccCGACGACAATTACCAAGTAAGAAGTGTAGTGGCTATCGAAGGCTTGTCACACGGAAAGGAAGGAAACGGAGTAGTGTATCCTAATGCACCTCTTATAATCGAATCCTGCTCAACCTCACCTATTGGGTTGGAGTACCAAATCGAACTCGATTCAACGTCCCCCCcctcaaaaaaaaaactcccCTATATATACTGGACGATCCATCCAAGCCAATCTTGTCCCTTGCTCAGTCTGACATAATCGGGCCACTTAAATCGATACCTGAGCTCCACAAGGTCAGCATACACCCCTCTTGTGTTGACGATGCGCATGTTGTAGTTGTTGTGCGCGATCCACATGCGTTCCCGATCCGCGAGGACGGGATGGGCGTGACTAGGCACCGGCTGGGCCGATTTGTCCTATGGTTACTTGCCACCAACTTAGATCTTGTTTTGATTATCGACGTACGTGATTAACTGGACCATAGAAGTTGAATTAGAAGAATTGGAGCAATTGCATAGATGCATACATAAAGGTATTGGTCCATCGAATCCTACGTCAAGTGGTCAGCTAAAATACAAGCAACTATAATATAACCTACAAGGCCAGCCAATTCTTTAGAGGCTTTTACATACTGAGCTGCGTACCAGACATAGAGACCACTGCTTTTAACTTCTGTAACGTATTATGGCGGTCAAGATCCGAGGGTGCTTGAAGACAGAAGCGTGAAGAAAAAAATTGAGTTCTTGGTTCTATTTCATATCGTTTGGATCCCAAGCAGGCAAAAATACAAATTTGAGGCTTCAAAGCGATCTTGGTCCCCGAAGAAGTTCACGAAAACCTGTCCCGTTCACAAAAAGCTAGCTATATCgatgataagcgccgagaatTTGATGCGTAGTATTACGACATGGCCTCGAACAGCTGATTCCAACCTGATTTCACCCTTAACTTCCCTTGAAGGCGTATCAGACCCGAAGCGAACACAAATCTAGACTAGCAATCGGCAAAACATAAACTAAGAACTTGGGCGCATAATTCGATGGAGCACGAGGGATCTAGAAAGAAACAAAAGAAGCGCTTGGGTGATGTGCTAAGCCTGAGGAAATGGCTACGAAGCCCGGAGGATAAAGACGAATCCAATTCAGAAACGTTCTCAAGTCCTGGAGCGTCCACCCTGGGCGGGCTCAGTGTAGTTGTTGGATCTGGTCAGTCAAATAATGTAGCCCCTTCGTCTATGGCCAAGGAATCAAGTCAAGCCATCCAAAGCTCTACCAGTTCTACATCAGCACTGGATACTACAGCTCCCGTTCAGGAAGTTGCCAACTCCCCATGGTCAACATTGGAGAAAGCGCTTCAAGCTCTCAGCATCACCAGGCACATTTGCCCATCTTTAGCTTCAGCTGCTGACGATCTAAGATTGTACCTTCCTATGGTTGAAGTAACATACTTATTCACCATAAAGTAGAGTTGATACCGAAGTGCGGTATTAGACCACCAGAAAAATCGAACAAGACCACAAAAACATAACAGCCGAACTCAAGTCGGTACTTGAGCTAACAGCCAAGCACATGAATGATGTATCTTTTGAGGAGAGCAGCGAGGCAATATCGGTCATGTCACAGTAAGCATCCAGCAATATGACTTCTAGAAACGGAGTTAATCTTAGTTTTCAGAGCAATCAAAAAAGAAATCGAGGCAATCGGAGTCCATCAATCCCGAAGAGGTGCACAGCGCGTACTTGGTTCAGGAGGCGATGATGAAGATGTGATCCGAAGGTACCGACGAATTGAGCAACTATTTCGTCAGATTCACGTAGGTACTTGTGTGTATACATTGAGTGGCTCACCTGAAGTATGGGTTAGGGGGAGGCAAGCTTGAGCACATGGAACACTGCCAATAAACAACACACGGTGAGCCTCATTTTAAAAAACCTGTTCTTACGCTAGAAGGAAATCTTGGTTGGCCATAGAATTCATTGATTGAAGGCCTGAACCCGGCGAAGCAAGCCAGGTTCGACTCCAGTCTATCCATAGAGATCGGTCGCCGCACGTGTACCGAAAACACCCGAACGAAAATTCTACAAAGCTCACTTGTATGGTCAGAAGAGCCAAACTCAGCTAAGGTATACTGGATGAATGGCATGGCTGGAACCGGCAAAACAACAATTGCTTGTAGCCTATGCGTAGAACTGCAAGCCCGCAAGCAACTTGCTGCCAGTTTCTTCTGTACACGCACATCGCCCGAGTGTCGTGAAGCAAAACGTATAGTGCCGACAATCGCATACCAGTTCGCCCGACGCTCCACTCCGTTCCGCTCTGCCTTGTGCAAAGCGCTGGAGGAAGACCCCGATATTGGCGTTGGCCATATCTCATCACAGTTCGAGCTGCTTCTCAGACGTCCGCTGATAAAGGCCAGGGATAGACTCCCGAACAACCTTGTAATCGTGATCGACGCGCTGGATGAATGCATCGATCCCCGCGTTGTG
Proteins encoded:
- a CDS encoding serine esterase, with product MWGTPEHLARVEETIKEKYADVEGDTEFVSLRIRTNAESHTYDGLDWGAERAVKEIYQTVEEIESDGHKKVAKFSIFGYSLGGLISRYTIGILYQRGFFRNIKPVNFTTFATPHLGLPRIRGLVGTMMHKLGPKMLSRTGKQFYGVDKDIWSPDDKEGRPLLEVMADKDSVFFKALKSFPRVTFYGNAVNDLTVVYVTSMVEAHDPFVALKTKSHRLGIKMDPKYKHVIESFGEVPAGEEVPLSEIELEDRARKAALHWYSPSRYRTSRPFLPPFLQFPFPLNLVFYLLLPFLIPAGLTYATIRFNRESRSSRRRLEALADSPDAESSLAAILQKMEMAVADMVDPADPGVADEGWDSGVETDTVVVADPSEETRKRKATRPDTPEAAAAQSLPTPPAEEDRKLESKSTFSPPKPKPNDPLQPILSPAQLAMIESLNSIPQLRKVRAYFPYVRNAHSMIIVRDPKVFPMHEDGMGVVKHWADRFVL
- a CDS encoding Vegetative incompatibility protein HET-E-1, producing MEHEGSRKKQKKRLGDVLSLRKWLRSPEDKDESNSETFSSPGASTLGGLSVVVGSGQSNNVAPSSMAKESSQAIQSSTSSTSALDTTAPVQEVANSPWSTLEKALQALSITRHICPSLASAADDLRLYLPMVETTRKIEQDHKNITAELKSVLELTAKHMNDVSFEESSEAISVMSQAIKKEIEAIGVHQSRRGAQRVLGSGGDDEDVIRRYRRIEQLFRQIHGEASLSTWNTANKQHTNSLIEGLNPAKQARFDSSLSIEIGRRTCTENTRTKILQSSLVWSEEPNSAKVYWMNGMAGTGKTTIACSLCVELQARKQLAASFFCTRTSPECREAKRIVPTIAYQFARRSTPFRSALCKALEEDPDIGVGHISSQFELLLRRPLIKARDRLPNNLVIVIDALDECIDPRVVEDFLSLLFRSAMDLPVRFYVTSRPEPAIRDRMMVESERSRLILYLHEIEHSLVKADIELYLREELAFMSPADADVKKLAAHAGNLFIYAATAVRYICPRKKGTNSRTRLSVILAINMESKQKLSGIDDLYTAILTQWTPKVRIF
- a CDS encoding Skp1 family, producing MSEGTVTFITSDNEQLITDWDVYRCFGIFSPPDNPPNSLEPIPLPQVSSSVLTKVIEYCAHHGYDKLRPIEKSQDADDPRKRQVSEIGEWDQQFIQVDQEMLFELVLAANYLDIPSLLDVGCKTVANQIKGKTPEEVRKHFNIVSDFTPEEEAQIKKRMNGVKIDRNARRCTHCVDLNMG